A genomic window from Henningerozyma blattae CBS 6284 chromosome 3, complete genome includes:
- the SWP82 gene encoding Swp82p (similar to Saccharomyces cerevisiae SWP82 (YFL049W); ancestral locus Anc_8.1) yields MVLQIKVKRLTEYQIKQHEQHVLKELIAISDQPKLLLGPLDKFPEETVPVPDYAKILPDVNVSNINHNEKKDILEYPMMMKDPLGEKKIDNNGLLLNSRKYLFNTFKFEEYYHKTTFVLLDDLLQILKYDKSKSKFKLEFPQLLLLTPTDEELRLIRENLPIISNDIGGNNLRNYEFLTARSAFIQFGASVILCGSRLIDDYWEQAATAANLTNHHRVFKISKKMINLLSTLRPIRSKKNSLTLKKSKSDSLENPYSSIVEQASEQVRKEYQEAFTRGEPFSTVVPGQSITGSLEITSQFRIPKYHNKNSFQQAHSARAMNKPIGLPDQRLPSTQQPDTSLNENEHEGTAETQLSTISTAMNESQMDQMSTASAFDQMGKEGSSNSLSIPTPIQAKAMKNILSGNNSFKDIVLDTSNTDTHNYESYNNDTSNPDTNIPINNNNNTHTSNINNDDDDDENDDSNVNTATVTPSHMVENNDPNVTNSSVVSQFPSQSIGLLSSATTPLNPLGTITLVSHTNQFSLNINGWKFDTLPLQSPEIKRSSYSSKGLPFYNRNTIAHRLKKLTPHQIKEVEHLHDSVMLNTGLQLARDVRNNRWIKYWQFKSGVPVGLLQSQVEEFKRDYFSEMLKQTKSETVYNPLTNTDEITKTTRIPNANFLNYSNINGKRPPYVSKPTNFRK; encoded by the coding sequence atggtGTTACAAATAAAAGTCAAAAGGCTTACCGAATATCAAATTAAGCAACATGAACAACATGTCCTTAAAGAATTGATTGCTATCAGTGACCAACCTAAACTACTTTTAGGTCCATTAGATAAGTTCCCTGAAGAAACTGTTCCTGTACCCGATTATGCAAAGATTTTGCCAGATGTAAATGTTTCTAACATCAAtcataatgaaaaaaaggaTATATTAGAGTACccaatgatgatgaaggaTCCTTTAGgcgaaaaaaaaatcgataataatggtttactattaaattcaaggaaatatctttttaatacttttaaattCGAAGAATATTACCATAAAACTACATTCGTTTTATTGGATGATCTCTTACAGATCttaaaatatgataaatccaaatctaaatttaaattggaATTCCCAcaattacttttattaaCACCTactgatgaagaattacGCTTAATCAGAGAAAATCTACCAATTATATCAAATGATATTGGCGGTAATAATTTAAGGAattatgaatttttaaCGGCTAGGTCTGCCTTTATTCAATTTGGAGCATCTGTGATATTATGCGGCTCACGTCTAATCGATGATTATTGGGAGCAGGCAGCAACTGCTGCCAACCTAACAAATCATCATAgagtttttaaaatttcaaaaaaaatgattaatttattatccaCTTTAAGACCAATCagaagtaaaaaaaattcattgaccttaaaaaaatcaaaatctgATAGTCTTGAAAACCCTTATTCTTCAATAGTAGAACAAGCTTCTGAACAAGTCAGAAAAGAATATCAGGAGGCATTTACACGAGGTGAGCCTTTCTCTACAGTTGTTCCCGGCCAATCTATAACGGGATCTTTAGAAATCACTTCTCAATTTAGAATCCCAAAATATCATAATAAAAACTCATTTCAACAAGCACATTCTGCAAGAGCAATGAATAAACCCATTGGGCTTCCAGATCAACGTCTACCCTCTACACAACAACCTGATACTAGccttaatgaaaatgaacaTGAAGGAACTGCAGAAACGCAACTAAGTACAATATCTACCGCTATGAATGAGTCACAAATGGACCAAATGTCCACTGCCTCTGCATTTGATCAAATGGGTAAAGAAGGCTCTTCAAATTCACTTTCAATTCCAACACCTATTCAAGCAAAGGcgatgaaaaatatattaagtggtaataattcatttaagGATATAGTATTAGATACTTCTAATACTGATACGCACAACTACGAGAGTTATAATAACGATACTTCGAATCCAGATACTAATATACCgatcaataataacaacaatacTCATActagtaatattaataatgatgatgacgatgacGAGAATGATGATAGCAATGTAAATACTGCTACCGTTACTCCAAGTCATATggttgaaaataatgatccAAATGTAACCAATTCAAGCGTAGTATCCCAATTTCCTTCACAATCTATTGGTCTTCTTAGTAGTGCTACAACACCATTAAATCCGCTTGGGACAATAACTTTAGTTTCACATACAAAccaattttctttaaatatcaATGGTTGGAAGTTTGATACACTACCGTTACAATCACCTGAAATAAAACGTTCTTCATATTCTTCAAAGGGTTTACCATTTTATAATAGAAATACAATTGCACatagattaaaaaaattaacgCCACATCAAATTAAGGAAGTTGAACATTTACATGATTCAGTTATGTTAAATACAGGATTGCAACTAGCAAGAGACGttagaaataatagatGGATAAAATATTGGCAATTCAAATCTGGCGTCCCTGTTGGATTACTTCAAAGTCAAGTTGAAGAATTCAAAAGAGATTATTTTTCTGAGATGTTAAAACAGACAAAATCAGAAACAGTTTATAATCCATTAACCAATACAGATGAAATTACAAAGACTACTAGAATACCTAATgcaaattttttgaattattccAACATAAACGGAAAACGACCACCATATGTTTCCAAACCTACGAATTTTCGGaagtaa
- the EMP46 gene encoding Emp46p (similar to Saccharomyces cerevisiae EMP47 (YFL048C) and EMP46 (YLR080W); ancestral locus Anc_8.2): MRFSYLLPATVSLCNGIVNSHPIEEDISQLNPTLSFPDLLSLPPSTIPLNWAIGDDTKLEEGRFILTPGKDSKGSIWQKNQLFLEDSITIEWTFRSRNFDGISKGGLSFWLLSDDKLSREEQLFNKDLYNGPSKFDGLQILIDNNGPIGPSIHAILNDGSKILDGGKIYKESFTSCLFGYQDSPVPSTLRLTYNIDDKNLLKLQIDNKICFQTRKILLPLNSNYIFGSTAKNDITNSESFEILKMNFFDGIISKSLIPNVNELSQPIIMKKIIDSKTGKEQIVEKSIYDSEHEKLSSFQLYKKIDKLEGEIIANDIGKLNIQLDNALETHEELMKQLAIIGSRLDYLMQQKVGKTEREEEDLDMYNHFLSLNDKLGLLLAEQEKLREKTKIDEQSRHSVIPKYDDLFRRILYWLIPLMLMLLLMTYYTFRIKQEIVKAKVL, from the coding sequence ATGAGATTTTCCTATTTGTTACCTGCTACTGTTTCCTTATGCAATGGGATAGTTAATTCACACCctattgaagaagatatttCTCAGTTAAACCCAACACTTAGTTTTCCGGATCTATTGAGTTTACCACCTTCTACTATACCTTTGAATTGGGCTATTGGTGATGACACAAAATTGGAAGAAGGTCGTTTTATCTTAACACCAGGAAAAGACTCTAAAGGTTCCATTTGGCAAAAAAATCAGCTTTTCTTGGAAGATTCTATTACAATTGAATGGACTTTTAGGAGTAGAAATTTCGATGGTATTTCTAAAGGTGGTCTTTCCTTCTGGTTACTTTctgatgataaattatctaGAGAGGAACAactttttaataaagatttgTATAACGGGCCATCCAAATTTGATGGTTTACAAAtcttaattgataataatggaCCTATTGGTCCTTCTATCCATGCTATCTTAAATGATGGttctaaaatattagatgGAGGTAAGATTTATAAGGAAAGTTTTACTTCTTGTTTGTTTGGCTATCAAGATTCTCCTGTACCATCAACTTTGAGATTAACttataatattgatgataaaaacttattaaaattacagattgataataaaatttgcttccaaacaagaaaaatactATTGCCATTAAATtctaattatatatttggtTCTACTGCTAAGAATGATATAACTAATTCAGAATCATTTGAAAtcttaaaaatgaatttctTTGATggaattatttcaaaatctttaataccAAATGTTAATGAACTATCACAACCaattataatgaaaaaaattattgattctAAAACTGGTAAAGAGCAAATAGttgaaaaatcaatttatgATTCTGAacatgaaaaattatctagTTTCCAATTATATAAGAAGATTGATAAGCTTGAAGGAGAAATCATTGCAAATGATATtggtaaattaaatattcagcTAGATAACGCTTTGGAAACACATGAAGAACTTATGAAACAGTTGGCAATTATTGGATCAAGACTGGATTATTTGATGCAGCAAAAAGTTGGTAAAACAGAAAGAGAGGAGGAAGACTTGGATATGTATAATCATTTcttatcattaaatgataaactAGGTTTATTATTGGCAGAACAAGAAAAGTTAAGAGAAAAGACTAAAATAGATGAACAATCACGTCATTCTGTTATACCAAAATATGATGATTTGTTCCGTCGTATATTATATTGGCTAATTCCATTAATGCTAATGTTACTGCTAATGACATATTATACTTTTAGAATTAAACAAGAAATTGTTAAGGCAAAAGttctataa
- the SIC1 gene encoding cyclin-dependent protein serine/threonine kinase inhibiting protein SIC1 (similar to Saccharomyces cerevisiae SIC1 (YLR079W); ancestral locus Anc_8.5), producing MEDGSEFSMTPATPPRSRGRRASNIDDEHGATFSSGISLETPKRQQQLSNPLTPLTTTAFKAPSSSSSTLLPSSVNKGVKANSRNSANICKTPEYTPNNKESTTRNVSGLNRVSRVLFPMAFQTEEKSYNLESHNVNDSKTDLLPPKRTASRPLLDVLTSSPIQDGETNFARLKLLKQDPGTPSDRLITQEDLDEWYVKESANMPLDSDDEKDEVYITKKISNPFESNDHIHNIKDSTFNNSSSSNNIFQDLETEEDNHAKLLKNNPDIEDTITYVNKKGAVVQQRKLTDLEKQRFKPKRLFSTELQNLNNNSK from the coding sequence ATGGAAGACGGGTCTGAATTCTCAATGACCCCGGCAACACCTCCCAGATCGAGAGGAAGAAGAGCTtcaaatattgatgatgagCATGGCGCTACATTTTCTAGCGGGATATCTTTAGAGACGCCCAAGAGACAGCAACAACTATCCAACCCTTTGACCCCTCTAACTACGACAGCATTTAAGGCTCCCTCCAGCTCTAGTTCGACACTATTACCTTCTTCAGTTAACAAGGGTGTCAAGGCTAACTCAAGAAATTCTGCTAATATATGTAAGACACCTGAATATACACCCAATAATAAGGAATCGACTACAAGAAATGTTTCTGGATTGAATAGAGTATCCCGAGTGCTATTTCCAATGGCATTCCAAACTGAAGAAAAATCATACAATTTGGAATCTCATAATGTTAATGATTCTAAAACAGATTTATTACCTCCAAAGAGAACGGCATCACGACCCTTGCTCGATGTCCTCACTTCATCACCAATTCAAGATGGAGAGACGAATTTTGCCAGGCTGAAACTTTTAAAGCAAGATCCCGGTACGCCCAGTGATCGATTAATTACCCAAGAAGATTTAGACGAGTGGTATGTAAAAGAATCAGCAAACATGCCCTTAGACtcagatgatgaaaaagatgaagtttatataacaaaaaaaataagcaATCCATTTGAGTCAAACGACCATATACACAATATTAAGGATAGTACTTTCAACAAcagtagtagtagtaataatatattccaAGATTTAGAGACTGAAGAGGATAATCATGCAAAATTACTGAAAAATAATCCAGATATAGAAGATACAATAACGTATGTGAATAAAAAAGGTGCTGTGGTACAGCAACGAAAATTGACAGACCTGGAAAAACAACGTTTTAAGCCAAAACGCTTATTCTCCACTGAACTTCAGAacttgaataataattctaaatgA
- the BOS1 gene encoding Bos1p (similar to Saccharomyces cerevisiae BOS1 (YLR078C); ancestral locus Anc_8.6), whose protein sequence is MNAIYNHAVKQKNQLQSDLTRFDQELVTAPISLQGSISATLVSFNKTIDQYKAHLESQKNNFKFNELSEKDFEKQNKYESRLISLNESYREFSTKFKELKLKYNQSTTNARSQLFGNNLSSDNPFDDSSVMNKRNVGGGAINMNRDNSNGSSQLPLYQGLRKEQTVLERGNAQLDYLLEMGQQSLDDMIEQNQVILKMQDKMSSSLRTLGVSDSTIHMINKRVFKDKLIFWVALFLLFLGIYLVLKWLR, encoded by the exons ATG aatGCAATTTATAATCATGCTGTGAAgcaaaaaaatcaattacaaaGTGATTTAACTCGTTTTGATCAAGAATTAGTCACTGCTCCAATTTCTTTACAAGGTTCTATATCTGCTACATTAGTgtcatttaataaaactattGACCAATACAAGGCTCATTTAGAATCtcaaaagaataatttcaaatttaatgaattgagtgaaaaagattttgaaaaacagAATAAATACGAAAGTAGattaatatcattgaaTGAATCATATAGAGAATTCTCcacaaaatttaaagaattaaaattaaaatataatcaatCAACTACTAATGCTAGAAGCCaattatttggaaataatTTAAGTTCAGATAATCCGTTCGATGATAGTTCTGTCATgaataaaagaaatgtAGGTGGAGGTGCAATCAATATGAACCGTGATAACAGTAATGGTTCTTCGCAATTACCCTTATATCAAGGCCTACGAAAGGAACAAACAGTATTGGAAAGAGGTAATGCGCAATTAGATTATTTGCTAGAAATGGGCCAACAATCTCTAGATGATATGATTGAACAAAATCAAGTTATTCTTAAGATGCAAGATAAAATGTCAAGCAGTCTAAGAACTTTAGGGGTTTCTGATAGCACTATCCATATGATCAATAAACGAGTCTtcaaagataaattaatattctgGGTTGCGttgtttcttttatttttaggtATATACTTGGTTTTAAAATGGTTAAGATAA
- the FMP25 gene encoding Fmp25p (similar to Saccharomyces cerevisiae YLR077W; ancestral locus Anc_8.7), translating into MSTISSFLNKTLLVIAITAISVVAYYKYDQQSNTWVDINDSKKKKRKNGISSAIPDIPETELPPTTPGLYICGATDKNTYLFPRRVELFDGMKLRGIQFDNDRKNSFGHQAIVIDSKGNLLRWSIESNMLTPVLERQNVTQIRLSNGKIYALNKKNKLLIIPNVLSTTSLEDNNQMQTYEFLDLSILNKSNEKIIQIDSGKDHLIVLTNKNKVYSASTNTNPNWNKSKNYFGQLGLPDFSENEDDKDFFKPDKLFEIELLNKTIKTDKKGNQKLITRKIQKISCGNNHTLVRDSNDDVFVFGCNLNGQLGLDSKYPFVPYPLKLEKNEVTSKSIDVNCIGDSSFITTTSDKTTDKNVKVENYFAFGNGQYGELGIGNYTSYQNILSPVNVLNKNANELNDPIQNWSVNGIDNVICTLHSGKVLVWGQNINGQLATGKKIKLSIPSTIPGLLMPGIKNNSKSVYKSELNLLPHQCIETSKDISCIFWKA; encoded by the coding sequence ATGTCTACCATATCATCCTTCTTAAACAAGACATTATTAGTTATAGCTATCACTGCAATTTCAGTAGTAGCATATTATAAGTATGATCAGCAAAGTAATACCTGGGTTGATATAAACGATtcgaagaagaagaagagaaAAAACGGTATATCTTCTGCTATTCCTGATATCCCTGAGACAGAATTACCACCAACCACTCCAggtttatatatatgtggCGCTACagataaaaatacataTCTATTTCCTAGAAGAGTTGAGCTCTTTGATGGAATGAAACTTCGTGGAATTCAGTTTGATAATGATCgtaaaaattcttttggTCATCAAGCTATTGTAATTGACTCTAAAGGGAATCTTTTGAGATGGTCAATTGAAAGTAATATGTTAACACCAGTTTTAGAAAGACAAAATGTTACTCAAATTAGATTATCAAATGGCAAGATTTATGccttaaataaaaaaaataaattactaATAATACCCAATGTTTTAAGCACTACTTCATTGGAAGATAACAACCAAATGCAAACCTATGAGTTTTTAGACTTAAgtatattgaataaaagtaatgaaaaaataatccaaattgATTCAGGTAAAGATCATTTAATAGTCTTAacaaataagaataaagtTTACTCCGCTTCTACAAATACCAATCCAAATTGGAATAAAtcgaaaaattattttggaCAATTAGGGCTACCAGACTTCTCAGAAAATGAGGATGACAAGGATTTTTTCAAAcctgataaattatttgaaatagaattattaaataaaacaattaaaaccGATAAAAAGGGcaatcaaaaattaattacaaGGAAAATCCAAAAAATCTCATGTGGAAATAATCATACTTTAGTACGGGACTCCAATGATGATGTATTTGTGTTTGGTTGTAACTTAAATGGTCAACTTGGGTTGGATTCGAAATATCCTTTTGTACCTTATCcattaaaattggaaaaaaatgaagttaCATCAAAATCTATCGATGTCAATTGTATAGGAGattcttcatttattaCTACTACCTCAGATAAGACAACTgataaaaatgttaaagTTGAAAATTACTTTGCATTTGGTAATGGTCAATATGGTGAATTAGGGATTGGAAATTATACGTcttatcaaaatatattatcaCCTGTAAATgtattaaacaaaaatgcTAATGAACTTAATGATCCAATCCAAAATTGGTCAGTAAACGGTATTGATAATGTGATATGTACATTGCATAGTGGTAAAGTTTTAGTATGGGGTCAGAATATAAATGGTCAACTAGCAACggggaaaaaaataaaattatctatTCCAAGTACAATTCCTGGATTATTAATGCCAGGCATTAAAAACAATTCAAAAAGTGTATATAAAAGTGAATTGAACTTGTTACCACATCAGTGTATTGAAACAAGTAAAGATATTAGTTGTATCTTTTGGAAAGCTTAA
- the FMP32 gene encoding Fmp32p (similar to Saccharomyces cerevisiae YFL046W; ancestral locus Anc_8.8), whose product MVAGIGIKLRNTSIKLSQLHYTNRRYFESTHLYDTIQIRKKLQQEFSLKQSETIIKIMIESIQGGVNHISKDLATRDKLTQLTYEQRVDFAKLRDQLLSADRSEFHNIQNEYERVRTDLEKLKNKLHEEITRVNASFKLDLSLEKGRIREESSYHDVKIKEIDNKIDQEVVNMKMQIDSVKTQVMQWLFGVCTGTFALILAYVRLIS is encoded by the coding sequence atgGTAGCAGGTATTGGCATAAAGCTTCGGAATACTAGCATCAAATTAAGCCAGCTGCACTATACAAATCGAAGATATTTCGAATCTACCCACCTTTACGATACAATACAAATCCGTAAAAAATTACAGCAAGAATTTAGTTTAAAGCAGAGTGaaacaattattaagaTAATGATTGAGTCAATTCAAGGAGGGGTTAATCATATATCTAAAGATCTAGCCACAAGAGATAAATTAACTCAATTAACTTACGAACAAAGGGTAGATTTTGCAAAATTGAGAGACCAATTGCTGAGTGCTGATCGAAGTGAATTTCATAACATTcaaaatgaatatgaaaGAGTCCGTACAGATctagaaaaattgaaaaataaattacatGAAGAAATTACACGAGTTAATGCCAGCTTCAAGTTAGATTTATCCTTAGAGAAAGGTAGAATTAGGGAAGAGAGTAGTTATCATGATGTCAAGATCAAggaaattgataataagaTAGATCAAGAAGTTGTAAATATGAAGATGCAAATTGATTCTGTGAAAACTCAAGTGATGCAATGGTTATTTGGGGTTTGCACAGGTACCTTTGCTTTAATTCTTGCATATGTTAGACTTATTAGTTGA
- the RPL10 gene encoding 60S ribosomal protein uL16 (similar to Saccharomyces cerevisiae RPL10 (YLR075W); ancestral locus Anc_8.10), whose translation MARRPARCYRYQKNKPYPKSRYNRAVPDSKIRIYDLGKKKATVDEFPLCVHLVSNELEQLSSEALEAARICANKYVTKMTGRDSFHLRVRVHPFHVLRINKMLSCAGADRLQQGMRGAWGKPHGLAARVDIGQIIFSIRTKDNNKDVVVEGLRRARYKFPGQQKIILSKKWGFTNLDREEYVKRRDAGEVKDDGAFVKFLSKKGPLEDNIRAFPQYFANQA comes from the coding sequence atggCTAGAAGACCAGCTAGATGTTACAGATACCAAAAGAACAAGCCTTATCCAAAGTCTAGATACAACAGAGCTGTTCCAGACTCCAAGATCAGAATTTACGATTTAGGTAAAAAGAAGGCTACTGTCGATGAATTCCCATTGTGTGTCCATTTGGTCTCTAACGAATTAGAACAATTATCTTCTGAAGCTTTAGAAGCTGCCCGTATCTGTGCTAACAAGTACGTTACCAAGATGACTGGTAGAGATTCTTTCCACTTAAGAGTTAGAGTCCATCCTTTCCATGTTTTAAGAATTAACAAGATGTTGTCTTGTGCCGGTGCCGATAGATTGCAACAAGGTATGAGAGGTGCTTGGGGTAAGCCACATGGTTTAGCCGCTAGAGTCGATATTGGTCAAATTATCTTCTCTATCAGAACCAAGGACAACAACAAGGACGTCGTTGTTGAAGGTTTAAGAAGAGCCAGATACAAGTTCCCAGGTCAACAAAAGATCATTTTATCCAAGAAATGGGGTTTCACCAACTTGGACAGAGAAGAATATGTTAAGAGAAGAGATGCTGGTGAAGTTAAGGATGATGGTGCCTTCGTTAAGTTCTTGTCTAAGAAGGGTCCATTGGAAGACAACATCAGAGCTTTCCCACAATACTTTGCTAACCAAGCTTAA
- the OTU1 gene encoding ubiquitin-specific protease OTU1 (similar to Saccharomyces cerevisiae OTU1 (YFL044C); ancestral locus Anc_8.12), with amino-acid sequence MRIKVTLDGKSSVLKLDDSSTGEDLLMHIKQLNPEWDEIKNARFGYPPKNIKMDDPAVLSQTIKKTGISNGDNLMLTSIKSSAVTSTPDDHGKNVVRIHKVPEDNSCLFHSLSYCLNKNLDRSQQLRKNVATRVMEDPVTYSTAILGGKTPKQYAEWIQRTDTWGGGVELSILCNKLQMAVYVIDASSSKLSLTRFDNEMEKSVEYCILIYTGVHYDPVEFQKFDQKRPTTCFPVKDTQLLDFMISESKKLADALRIAGGTFDTGKAAIVCNICGTKMNGEREASQHAEVTGHVDMQQVRD; translated from the coding sequence ATGAGAATTAAAGTTACTTTAGATGGTAAGAGTAGTGTTTTAAAACTTGATGATTCTTCTACAGGAGAAGATTTACTAATGCACATCAAACAATTGAACCCTGAATGGGATGAAATCAAGAATGCTAGATTTGGGTACCCTCCGAAGAACATTAAGATGGATGATCCAGCAGTATTGTCCCAGACAATTAAGAAGACTGGGATCTCCAATGGTGATAATCTGATGTTGACTTCAATCAAATCATCGGCAGTTACTTCTACACCAGATGATCATGGTAAAAATGTTGTAAGAATACACAAGGTTCCTGAAGATAATTCATGTCTATTCCATTCATTATCATACTGTCTAAATAAGAATTTGGATCGATCTCAACAATTAAGAAAGAATGTTGCTACAAGAGTGATGGAAGACCCAGTGACTTATTCTACTGCCATTCTTGGTGGTAAAACTCCAAAACAATATGCTGAATGGATTCAAAGAACAGATACTTGGGGTGGTGGTGTAGAATTAAGTATACTTTGTAATAAGTTACAAATGGCAGTGTATGTAATTGATGCTTCCAGTTCTAAATTATCGCTGACACGGTTTGATAATGAGATGGAAAAATCGGTTGAGTAttgtattttaatatatacagGCGTGCATTATGATCCCGTTGAATTCCAGAAGTTTGATCAGAAAAGACCTACTACATGTTTCCCAGTCAAAGACACTCAACTCTTGGACTTTATGATATCagaatcaaaaaaattggcGGATGCCCTTCGAATTGCAGGTGGGACCTTTGACACGGGTAAAGCAGCTATTGTTTGTAACATATGTGGTACAAAAATGAACGGTGAAAGGGAAGCCTCACAGCATGCAGAAGTTACAGGGCATGTAGATATGCAACAAGTACGCGattga